The following proteins are encoded in a genomic region of Microtus ochrogaster isolate Prairie Vole_2 chromosome 5, MicOch1.0, whole genome shotgun sequence:
- the Ccdc84 gene encoding coiled-coil domain-containing protein 84, with protein MAPPQRCPLCRQTFFCGRGHVYSRKHQRQLKGALERLLPQVEAARKAVRAAQIERYVPEHDRCCWCPCCGREVRKHLSHGNLTVLHGGLLEHLASPEHKKATNKFWWENKANAQMKEKFLISPQDYARFKKSMVKALDSYEEKEDVAIKEMAAQIREVEQSRQEVVRSVLEPQAEPDPEEGSSAPGNWKATNGHVASSSQQVSHLDLQRVPELDWMETGQQLTFIGHQDIPGIGNIHSGATPPWMIQEEEHSSGNLPIGPSYEEFLKEKEKQKLKKLPPERVGANFDHNSDTSAGWLPSFGRVWNNGRRWQSRHQFKTEAATRNKQSHKGKS; from the exons ATGGCGCCACCGCAGCGATGTCCTCTGTGTCGCCAAACTTTCTTCTGTGGTCGCGGACACGTCTACAGCCGCAAGCACCAGCGGCAGTTGAAGGGGGCTCTGGAGCGGCTTTTACCGCAG GTGGAAGCCGCCCGCAAGGCCGTCCGTGCCGCCCAGATAGAGCGCTATGTCCCCGAGCACGATCGGTGCTGTTGGTGTCCGTGCTGTGGCCGCGAAGTGCGAAAACACCTGAGCCACGGAAACCTGACAGTGCTGCACGGGGGTCTGCTGGAACATCTGGCCAG CCCAGAGCATAAGAAAGCCACCAACAAATTCTGGTGGGAGAACAAGGCCAACGCTCAGATGAAAGAGAAGTTTCTGATCTCCCCCCAGGATTATGCGCG GTTTAAGAAATCCATGGTGAAGGCCTTGGACTCctatgaagagaaagaggatgtGGCAATTAAAGAG ATGGCAGCTCAGATCCGGGAAGTAGAGCAGAGTCGGCAGGAAGTGGTCCGATCTGTCTTAGAG CCTCAGGCAGAGCCAGATCCAGAAGAGGGCTCTTCGGCGCCTGGAAACTGGAAAGCAACCAACGG CCATGTAGCCTCCAGCTCACAGCAGGTATCCCACTTGGACCTGCAGCGTGTTCCAGAGCTTGACTGGATGGAGACTGGACAGCAGCTAACATTCATTGGCCATCAG GATATACCTGGCATTGGTAACATCCACTCAG GTGCCACACCCCCATGGATGATCCAAGAGGAGGAACACAGCTCTGGAAACCTACCAATAGGACCTTCCTATGAAGAATTCCTTAAAGAAA aagagaaacaaaaactgaagaaacTCCCCCCAGAACGAGTTGGGGCCAACTTTGACCACAATTCCGATACCAGTGCAGGCTGGCTGCCCTCTTTTGGCAGAGTCTGGAATAATGGACGCCGTTGGCAGTCCAG GCATCAATTCAAAACTGAAGCCGCAACAAGAAACAAGCAGTCACACAAGGGAAAAAGCTGA
- the Slc37a4 gene encoding glucose-6-phosphate exchanger SLC37A4 isoform X2 gives MAAQGYGYYRTVIFAAMFGGYSLYYFNRKTFSFVMPSLVEEIALDKDDLGLITSSQSAAYAISKFVSGVLSDQMSARWLFSSGLLLVGLVNVVFSWSSTVPVFAALWFLNGLAQGLGWPPCGKILRKWFEPSQFGTWWAVLSTSMNLAGGLGPILATILAQSYSWRSTLAMSGALCVAVSFLCLLLIHNEPADVGLRNLDPTPSKGKKASSKEESTLQDLLLSPYLWVLSTGYLVVFGVKTCCTDWGQFFLIQERGQSALVGSSYMSALEVGGLVGSIAAGYLSDRAMAKAGLSVYGNPRHGLLLFMMAGMAASMFLFRVTVTSDSPKIWILVLGAVFGFSSYGPIALFGVIANESAPPNLCGTSHAIVGLMANVGGFLAGLPFSTIAKHYSWSTAFWVAEVICIASTVVFFLLRNIRTKMGRVPKKAE, from the exons ATGGCAGCCCAAGGCTACGGCTATTACCGCACTGTCATCTTCGCAGCCATGTTCGGGGGCTACAGCCTGTACTACTTCAACCGCAAAACCTTCTCCTTCGTCATGCCATCTCTAGTGGAAGAGATTGCTCTGGACAAGGACGATTTGG GGCTCATCACCAGCAGCCAGTCGGCAGCCTATGCCATCAGCAAGTTTGTGAGTGGGGTGCTGTCTGATCAGATGAGTGCTCGCTGGCTCTTCTCCTCTGGGCTGCTCCTGGTCGGTCTGGTCAATGTCGTCTTCTCTTGGAGCTCCACAGTACCAGTCTTTGCTGCTCTCTGGTTTCTTAATGGCCTGGCACAGGGGCTGGGCTGGCCCCCTTGTGGGAAGATCCTGAGGAAG tGGTTTGAGCCATCCCAGTTTGGCACTTGGTGGGCCGTGTTGTCAACCAGCATGAACCTGGCCGGAGGTTTGGGACCTATCTTGGCAACAATCCTTGCCCAGAGCTACAGCTGGCGCAGCACACTGGCTATGTCTGGGGCACTGTGTGTGgctgtctccttcctctgcctgctgctcATCCACAATGAACCAGCTGATGTTGGACTCCGAAATCTGGACCCTACTCCCTCAAAGGGCAAAAAGG CTTCATCAAAGGAGGAGAGCACCCTACAGGATCTGCTGCTGTCCCCCTATCTGTGGGTGCTGTCCACTGGCTACCTTGTAGTTTTTGGAGTAAAGACCTGCTGTACAGACTGGGGCCAGTTCTTCCTCATCCAGGAGAGAGGGCAGTCCGCCCTAGTGG GTAGTTCCTACATGAGCGCTCTGGAGGTTGGAGGCCTTGTGGGCAGCATTGCAGCTGGCTATCTGTCAGACCGGGCCATGGCTAAG GCAGGGCTGTCTGTGTATGGGAACCCTCGTCATGGCCTGTTGCTGTTCATGATGGCTGGCATGGCAGCATCCATGTTCCTCTTCCGGGTAACGGTGACCAGTGACTCACCCAAG ATCTGGATCCTGGTGCTGGGAGCTGTGTTTGGTTTCTCTTCTTATGGTCCCATTGCCTTGTTTGGAGTCATAGCCAATGAGAGTGCACCTCCCAACTTGTGTGGCACCTCTCATGCTATTGTGGGCCTCATGGCGAATG TGGGCGGATTTCTGGCTGGGTTGCCCTTCAGTACCATTGCCAAGCACTATAGCTGGAGCACCGCCTTCTGGGTGGCAGAAGTGATTTGTATAGCCAGCACAGTTGTCTTCTTCTTGCTTCGGAATATCCGCACCAAGATGGGCCGTGTACCcaagaaggcagagtga
- the Slc37a4 gene encoding glucose-6-phosphate exchanger SLC37A4 isoform X1 — MAAQGYGYYRTVIFAAMFGGYSLYYFNRKTFSFVMPSLVEEIALDKDDLGLITSSQSAAYAISKFVSGVLSDQMSARWLFSSGLLLVGLVNVVFSWSSTVPVFAALWFLNGLAQGLGWPPCGKILRKWFEPSQFGTWWAVLSTSMNLAGGLGPILATILAQSYSWRSTLAMSGALCVAVSFLCLLLIHNEPADVGLRNLDPTPSKGKKASSKEESTLQDLLLSPYLWVLSTGYLVVFGVKTCCTDWGQFFLIQERGQSALVGSSYMSALEVGGLVGSIAAGYLSDRAMAKAGLSVYGNPRHGLLLFMMAGMAASMFLFRVTVTSDSPKDAAFWTPALHPLAELTGFTEHEIWILVLGAVFGFSSYGPIALFGVIANESAPPNLCGTSHAIVGLMANVGGFLAGLPFSTIAKHYSWSTAFWVAEVICIASTVVFFLLRNIRTKMGRVPKKAE, encoded by the exons ATGGCAGCCCAAGGCTACGGCTATTACCGCACTGTCATCTTCGCAGCCATGTTCGGGGGCTACAGCCTGTACTACTTCAACCGCAAAACCTTCTCCTTCGTCATGCCATCTCTAGTGGAAGAGATTGCTCTGGACAAGGACGATTTGG GGCTCATCACCAGCAGCCAGTCGGCAGCCTATGCCATCAGCAAGTTTGTGAGTGGGGTGCTGTCTGATCAGATGAGTGCTCGCTGGCTCTTCTCCTCTGGGCTGCTCCTGGTCGGTCTGGTCAATGTCGTCTTCTCTTGGAGCTCCACAGTACCAGTCTTTGCTGCTCTCTGGTTTCTTAATGGCCTGGCACAGGGGCTGGGCTGGCCCCCTTGTGGGAAGATCCTGAGGAAG tGGTTTGAGCCATCCCAGTTTGGCACTTGGTGGGCCGTGTTGTCAACCAGCATGAACCTGGCCGGAGGTTTGGGACCTATCTTGGCAACAATCCTTGCCCAGAGCTACAGCTGGCGCAGCACACTGGCTATGTCTGGGGCACTGTGTGTGgctgtctccttcctctgcctgctgctcATCCACAATGAACCAGCTGATGTTGGACTCCGAAATCTGGACCCTACTCCCTCAAAGGGCAAAAAGG CTTCATCAAAGGAGGAGAGCACCCTACAGGATCTGCTGCTGTCCCCCTATCTGTGGGTGCTGTCCACTGGCTACCTTGTAGTTTTTGGAGTAAAGACCTGCTGTACAGACTGGGGCCAGTTCTTCCTCATCCAGGAGAGAGGGCAGTCCGCCCTAGTGG GTAGTTCCTACATGAGCGCTCTGGAGGTTGGAGGCCTTGTGGGCAGCATTGCAGCTGGCTATCTGTCAGACCGGGCCATGGCTAAG GCAGGGCTGTCTGTGTATGGGAACCCTCGTCATGGCCTGTTGCTGTTCATGATGGCTGGCATGGCAGCATCCATGTTCCTCTTCCGGGTAACGGTGACCAGTGACTCACCCAAG GATGCTGCTTTCTGGACTCCTGCTCTCCATCCTCTGGCTGAGCTCACAGGCTTTACGGAGCATGAG ATCTGGATCCTGGTGCTGGGAGCTGTGTTTGGTTTCTCTTCTTATGGTCCCATTGCCTTGTTTGGAGTCATAGCCAATGAGAGTGCACCTCCCAACTTGTGTGGCACCTCTCATGCTATTGTGGGCCTCATGGCGAATG TGGGCGGATTTCTGGCTGGGTTGCCCTTCAGTACCATTGCCAAGCACTATAGCTGGAGCACCGCCTTCTGGGTGGCAGAAGTGATTTGTATAGCCAGCACAGTTGTCTTCTTCTTGCTTCGGAATATCCGCACCAAGATGGGCCGTGTACCcaagaaggcagagtga
- the Trappc4 gene encoding trafficking protein particle complex subunit 4 isoform X2, translated as MASTRPTGKKCWSIWVTLRTTPCPFDSVGPALPLTKSSCWLPCSTRIKFVVLADPRQAGIDSLLRKIYEIYSDFALKNPFYSLEMPIRCELFDQNLKLALEVAEKAGTFGPGS; from the exons ATGGCAAGTACACGGCCGACGGGAAAGAAGTGCTGGAGTATCTGGGTAACTCTGCGAACTACCCCGTGTCCATTCGATTCGGTCGGCCCCGCCTTACCTCTAACGAAAAGCTCATGCTGGCTTCCATGTTCCACTC GGATCAAGTTTGTGGTCCTGGCAGATCCTAGGCAAGCTGGAATAGATTCTCTTCTCCgaaaaatttatgaaatttacTCAGACTTTGCCCTCAAGAATCCATTCTACTCGTTGGAAATGCCTATCAG ATGTGAGCTGTTTGATCAAAACCTGAAGCTAGCTCTAGAGGTGGCAGAGAAGGCTGGCACTTTTGGACCTGGGTCATAG
- the Slc37a4 gene encoding glucose-6-phosphate exchanger SLC37A4 isoform X3 — MSARWLFSSGLLLVGLVNVVFSWSSTVPVFAALWFLNGLAQGLGWPPCGKILRKWFEPSQFGTWWAVLSTSMNLAGGLGPILATILAQSYSWRSTLAMSGALCVAVSFLCLLLIHNEPADVGLRNLDPTPSKGKKASSKEESTLQDLLLSPYLWVLSTGYLVVFGVKTCCTDWGQFFLIQERGQSALVGSSYMSALEVGGLVGSIAAGYLSDRAMAKAGLSVYGNPRHGLLLFMMAGMAASMFLFRVTVTSDSPKDAAFWTPALHPLAELTGFTEHEIWILVLGAVFGFSSYGPIALFGVIANESAPPNLCGTSHAIVGLMANVGGFLAGLPFSTIAKHYSWSTAFWVAEVICIASTVVFFLLRNIRTKMGRVPKKAE; from the exons ATGAGTGCTCGCTGGCTCTTCTCCTCTGGGCTGCTCCTGGTCGGTCTGGTCAATGTCGTCTTCTCTTGGAGCTCCACAGTACCAGTCTTTGCTGCTCTCTGGTTTCTTAATGGCCTGGCACAGGGGCTGGGCTGGCCCCCTTGTGGGAAGATCCTGAGGAAG tGGTTTGAGCCATCCCAGTTTGGCACTTGGTGGGCCGTGTTGTCAACCAGCATGAACCTGGCCGGAGGTTTGGGACCTATCTTGGCAACAATCCTTGCCCAGAGCTACAGCTGGCGCAGCACACTGGCTATGTCTGGGGCACTGTGTGTGgctgtctccttcctctgcctgctgctcATCCACAATGAACCAGCTGATGTTGGACTCCGAAATCTGGACCCTACTCCCTCAAAGGGCAAAAAGG CTTCATCAAAGGAGGAGAGCACCCTACAGGATCTGCTGCTGTCCCCCTATCTGTGGGTGCTGTCCACTGGCTACCTTGTAGTTTTTGGAGTAAAGACCTGCTGTACAGACTGGGGCCAGTTCTTCCTCATCCAGGAGAGAGGGCAGTCCGCCCTAGTGG GTAGTTCCTACATGAGCGCTCTGGAGGTTGGAGGCCTTGTGGGCAGCATTGCAGCTGGCTATCTGTCAGACCGGGCCATGGCTAAG GCAGGGCTGTCTGTGTATGGGAACCCTCGTCATGGCCTGTTGCTGTTCATGATGGCTGGCATGGCAGCATCCATGTTCCTCTTCCGGGTAACGGTGACCAGTGACTCACCCAAG GATGCTGCTTTCTGGACTCCTGCTCTCCATCCTCTGGCTGAGCTCACAGGCTTTACGGAGCATGAG ATCTGGATCCTGGTGCTGGGAGCTGTGTTTGGTTTCTCTTCTTATGGTCCCATTGCCTTGTTTGGAGTCATAGCCAATGAGAGTGCACCTCCCAACTTGTGTGGCACCTCTCATGCTATTGTGGGCCTCATGGCGAATG TGGGCGGATTTCTGGCTGGGTTGCCCTTCAGTACCATTGCCAAGCACTATAGCTGGAGCACCGCCTTCTGGGTGGCAGAAGTGATTTGTATAGCCAGCACAGTTGTCTTCTTCTTGCTTCGGAATATCCGCACCAAGATGGGCCGTGTACCcaagaaggcagagtga
- the Trappc4 gene encoding trafficking protein particle complex subunit 4 isoform X1, translated as MAIFSVYVVNKAGGLIYQWDSYSPRAEAEKTFSYPLDLLLKLHDERVLVAFGQRDGIRVGHAVLAINGMDVNGKYTADGKEVLEYLGNSANYPVSIRFGRPRLTSNEKLMLASMFHSLFAIGSQLSPEQGSSGIEMLETDTFKLHCFQTLTGIKFVVLADPRQAGIDSLLRKIYEIYSDFALKNPFYSLEMPIRCELFDQNLKLALEVAEKAGTFGPGS; from the exons ATGGCGATTTTCAGTGTGTACGTGGTTAACAAAGCCGGCGGCCTGATTTACCAGTGGGACAGCTACTCGCCACGGGCTGAAGCCGAGAAAACTTTCAGTTACCCGTTGGACCTGCTCCTCAAACTGCACGACGAGCGAGTGTTGGTCGCCTTCGGCCAGCGAGACGGCATCCGGG TGGGCCATGCCGTGCTGGCCATCAATGGCATGGACGTGAATGGCAAGTACACGGCCGACGGGAAAGAAGTGCTGGAGTATCTGGGTAACTCTGCGAACTACCCCGTGTCCATTCGATTCGGTCGGCCCCGCCTTACCTCTAACGAAAAGCTCATGCTGGCTTCCATGTTCCACTC GCTCTTTGCCATTGGCTCCCAGCTGTCTCCGGAACAGGGAAGTTCAGGCATCGagatgctggagacagacacattcAAACTGCACTGCTTCCAAACACTGACAG GGATCAAGTTTGTGGTCCTGGCAGATCCTAGGCAAGCTGGAATAGATTCTCTTCTCCgaaaaatttatgaaatttacTCAGACTTTGCCCTCAAGAATCCATTCTACTCGTTGGAAATGCCTATCAG ATGTGAGCTGTTTGATCAAAACCTGAAGCTAGCTCTAGAGGTGGCAGAGAAGGCTGGCACTTTTGGACCTGGGTCATAG
- the Rps25 gene encoding 40S ribosomal protein S25 — protein sequence MPPKDDKKKKDAGKSAKKDKDPVNKSGGKAKKKKWSKGKVRDKLNNLVLFDKATYDKLCKEVPNYKLITPAVVSERLKIRGSLARAALQELLSKGLIKLVSKHRAQVIYTRNTKGGDAPAAGEDA from the exons ATG CCGCCCAAGGatgacaagaagaagaaagatgccggAAAGTCGgccaaaaaagacaaagacccaGTAAATAAGTCCGGTGGCAAGGCCAAAAAGAAG AAGTGGTCCAAAGGCAAAGTTCGGGACAAGCTCAACAATCTAGTCCTGTTTGACAAGGCTACATACGACAAACTCTGTAAGGAAGTGCCCAACTATAAACTTATTACTCCAGCCGTGGTCTCTGAGAGACTGAAGATTCGCGGTTCCTTGGCCAGGGCAGCTCTTCAGGAGCTCCTTAGTAAAG GGCTTATCAAGCTGGTTTCAAAGCACAGAGCCCAAGTAATTTACACCAGAAACACAAAGGGTGGAGATGCCCCAGCTGCTGGTGAGGATGCATGA